The Candidatus Latescibacterota bacterium genomic sequence GAATGTCACGGCGATGGCAGATACCCAGGACATGACTGGCAGGCTCATCAGCCATATCGGTGCTGAGATCTGCCAGATGTTCAGTGAAGAGGTCTCCCCACGTACGAGATTCATGATTATGGCGATAAGATTGAGGACAAGTACGATAGAGGAGAGTACGGCCAGATTGCTCAGCCATTTTCCTGTCATGTATTCGACTTTCGATACTGGCGTCGCGGCAATGATCTGTCCGACCCGGGTTTCGTAGTCTCTGCTGACAGAATCCTTAACGAGGTAAAAGCCCAGCAGGGAGAGCATCGAGGTTATGCTCATCCCTATTATTGTCCCGATCCAGGCCGAGTTGTAGGCAGCCCTGTATCCGTAGATCACGAATCCGTTATATGAAGCGCTTGCGGCAGGGACGAGAGTATATCCGGCGACTATAGTCACACCCAGCACAACCAGGAAACTGAACCGTCGGATCCTCTCAAGGAAGTCGGCGAGTGCGAGGTTGTAGATCCCGTTGAATCCAGTCATCTATCGCACCTCTACGGCGGACACGCACTTCTCAGCCGATGAGATACAGTATAGATACGCGTCTTCCATCGTCGGGGGGACAGATACGGCTTCCTGCGTGGGGGGCTCATCCGCGACTACCCTGATATGGATTCCATCGCTTCGCCTCAGTGTGCCGCTGACAATATATTGTCTGCGGGTGTTTTCAAGCTCGTCGCTGGATATTGTACACGACCAGACCTTCCCGTCAACCGCCGCAAGAATCTCCTCCGGTGGCCCGTAATGAAGGAGGCTTCCACCATGCATGAGTGCAATGCTTGTAGCCGCCGCTTCCACATCCGAGACGATATGAGTGGAGAGGATGACGATCCGGTCGCCTGCAAGATCGGACAGAAGGTGTCGAAATCGGACCCGTTCCTCAGGGTCGAGGCCCACAGTTGGTTCGTCCACAATAAGGAGCTTTGGATCGTTCAGGAGTGCCTGCGCTATGCCGACTCTTTGCCTCATGCCACCCGACAGTCCTGCCAGTGGTCGGTCGGCCACATCGGTGATATTGACCAGCCGGAGAAGGTCATCGATCCGGCGTTTGGATGATTTGCCGGGGACTCCCTTTATTGCAGCGATGTAGCGGAGGAATTCCCTGGCGGAAAGATTCGGGTAGATGCCGAAATATTGTGGAAGATATCCGAGTATCCCCCGTATGGTTCCGGGAGATCCTGCGATATCAGTTCCGTCCCACTTCACCGTGCCGCTTGTTGGCCTTGTCACAGTGGCCAGGATGTTCATCAATGTAGTTTTTCCCGCGCCATTGGGTCCGAGCAGGCCTGTCACTCCGGGGCCTATTTCCAGGCTGAAATCTTTCAGCCCCCAATTGCCCCCTTTATATTTTTTGCTGATATTTTCTATGCAGATATTCATCAGTGATTCTCCTGTTGCTTTGTCCGACCGGATGCCGGAATCATCCGGCTATTGATTCTGTTGTATAGTAAGACGCCAGAAGAAGGGAATTGTTTCAGAAGTCTATGAATTGAAGATAAAAAATGCCGGAGTCGTTGGTGGTCCGGCCAGCCAGACAAGACACACTTTCAGCATGTCCAGCACAGTTCCGAGATCCGATCACCACAGGGGAAACCATTTTCATGAAATCCGTCCGCGCCGGTCCAGGGCCTTCCCGTATGAGGTTGCCCACACACCCGGGACCTTTTGGTGATCTCTGCTCAGGGAACTGTCGTTTGACAATGTCCGGGACTCACCAACAATTTTCTCCGACAAATATTGATCAATCAATTTCCAAACAGCCCGAGAAGTTCTTCGAAGCTGCTACTGTCATACATTACAAGAATGAATCCAATTTGCAGGCGGTCCTGAATAATTGCTGATATTAATCTGCTGGGGTGGGCATGATGGTATAATCGCATTATATATCAACGAGTTATGTTTCGTTGGAGGCGTGCTCGCACCGCCGTTATCAGGCTCTCACAACGCTAATATGTCCTGATTTCGGCCTATCAGATGGTCGACACTACACAGTATCGAGGTGGATAAGCACGTATGTTGTTGTCATTATATGAAATGCAGGAAAAAGACATGATGACACACATTGATACATGTGGGGGCATTGGATTTTCGAACAGGTGGTCGATCAGGTTTGCCGAACTGACTCCATTGAATTGCCTGACTGGTCGAAATGTGGAAAATATGTCAATTCCTGTTTACAAAAATAAATTGTAACATATTGCAATAAATTGTCTTGACAGCATGATTGGCATCTTATACAATCGGCGCACTTCCCGATTGTAAATCATTTCCATTCCCCACCATTGACCCAGGAGGGCTTGATGAAGCTTCTCTCACGGACTCGTTTCAGTTGGGTTTCAGGGATTGCTCTGCTCGTAGCATTCGGTATGCTTGCCGGATGTTCAGGAGTGAGCGACAATCTAAATGCTCCCGATACCGAGGGCCTTGGATTGGTTCAGCTAAGCAAGGCTGATCCCCGCATTCAGAGTGTAATGGCGGTACAGGACCGTCATACCGGCAATCTTATGAGCGATCCGGAAGTAGTCGGAACGGCCACTGGCCTTGACGACAAAGGTACCCCCGCGATTTTTGTTTATCTGGAAACTTCAAAAGGCGGCAAGAATGTTCCAGCCGAGATCGAAGGAATTCCTGTAATGAAGATCGTATCAGGAAAGATGATGATGTTGAGAGGTGGCGGTACTTCCACAACCGGTCACACTGCCCGTTATCCGAGACCGATATCTCTCGGTGTCTCCGGTGGTAACAGCAAGGATTTTGCGTATCCTTACTGCTGCAGCGGAACTCTCGGAGCTCTCCTTCAGGATGGCTCAGGCACACAGTTCATCCTGAGTAACAAGCATGTATTCGCCGGTGATCAGGCCGCAAGCGCCAACGATCCCGATGTAGCCGAGGTCGGCAACGAGATCAACCAGCCTGGCCTGATCGAAGTAGGCTGCCAGGATCTTTCTGCTGACTATGTAGCGAATCTTTCGGCATGGTGTGTAGACGGTAATGATATCGATGCGGCTCTGGCAGAGGTCATGCCAGGCATGGTCGATCCGGGAGGATCGATCCTCGAGATCGGCGAACTGTCAGCGACCACGATGGACGCCTATGTAGGGCTCAATGTTAAAAAGAGCGGTCGTACTTCGGGCCTGACCAGGGCCTATGTAAGCGCACTCAACGCCACTTTCACGGTTGGCGGATCTGATGAGTGTGGCGGCGAAGCGACTACAGAATTGTTTACCGGTCAGATCGTCGTTACAGGGAACAAGTTCCTGCAGAGCGGCGACTCCGGTTCTCTGCTCGTCGAAGATGTTGCGGTCAATCCCCGCGCGGTCGGCCTGCTTTTCGCCGGCAGCACACGGACTGCGATTGCCAATCCGATCGATAACGTACTGAATTATTTCGGTATGTATATGGTCGGTAACTAGGAAAACTGTGGCCTGAAAGGTCAACAGGATCCTTGAAAAAACGTCCGTCCCTGTATCGACCAGGGGCGGACGTTTTCATGTAATCATGAAATATCGAATGGTCCTGGGTTCGGGACCTGGTGGCCGATTACCAGAGCAACCCGAGATCCTTGAAATACACATTCAGTTCCCTGCGCTCCGCAAGGTTGATCTCTTCGCTCCACAGTTCTACCGGGTTCAGTTCATCTGTCAGCACCGGCACATCGCTGATGTCAGGGGTGAATCTGTTATTCCAGGCGTGAATTCGATCGTAATCGGCACTGAATCTGGAATCGGGATCCGGCAGTTCGGAAACGGTTTCCAGTGGCCGGTTAGATGCCAGGATGATTATGTTGCCGAGTTTGTTCGGAGGCTCGGCTATCGGCAGGGCGAGGACTTCTGTGAAATGGCTTCTCAGGGTCGCTGTCACCGATCTGACTATCGTACTTTTCCATCCGATCGACTGGAGGTTGATCGCC encodes the following:
- a CDS encoding ABC transporter ATP-binding protein, giving the protein MNICIENISKKYKGGNWGLKDFSLEIGPGVTGLLGPNGAGKTTLMNILATVTRPTSGTVKWDGTDIAGSPGTIRGILGYLPQYFGIYPNLSAREFLRYIAAIKGVPGKSSKRRIDDLLRLVNITDVADRPLAGLSGGMRQRVGIAQALLNDPKLLIVDEPTVGLDPEERVRFRHLLSDLAGDRIVILSTHIVSDVEAAATSIALMHGGSLLHYGPPEEILAAVDGKVWSCTISSDELENTRRQYIVSGTLRRSDGIHIRVVADEPPTQEAVSVPPTMEDAYLYCISSAEKCVSAVEVR
- a CDS encoding S1 family peptidase, producing MKLLSRTRFSWVSGIALLVAFGMLAGCSGVSDNLNAPDTEGLGLVQLSKADPRIQSVMAVQDRHTGNLMSDPEVVGTATGLDDKGTPAIFVYLETSKGGKNVPAEIEGIPVMKIVSGKMMMLRGGGTSTTGHTARYPRPISLGVSGGNSKDFAYPYCCSGTLGALLQDGSGTQFILSNKHVFAGDQAASANDPDVAEVGNEINQPGLIEVGCQDLSADYVANLSAWCVDGNDIDAALAEVMPGMVDPGGSILEIGELSATTMDAYVGLNVKKSGRTSGLTRAYVSALNATFTVGGSDECGGEATTELFTGQIVVTGNKFLQSGDSGSLLVEDVAVNPRAVGLLFAGSTRTAIANPIDNVLNYFGMYMVGN